In Humulus lupulus chromosome 7, drHumLupu1.1, whole genome shotgun sequence, the following are encoded in one genomic region:
- the LOC133791016 gene encoding transcription factor MYB59, translating to MDRTRRLQTSLLCGTVRRSKMGFHSKSFRFEGGGRQNKIGLNRTGKSCRLRWVNYLHPGLKRGKMTPQEERLVLELHSKWGNRWSRIARKLPGRTDNEIKNYWRTHMRKKAQEKKRSSTTTTTSTSTSSSSSSPPPDVSSPSQSSSSSNITTVESLPFPDSTTGVESFYDTGGRVVSADDDGHDEKMKTEAKNHEEQQTGAGCYSMDDIWKEISLPEVNDIGPVYGQEGVYNCNNLSSAPLIAAAATAAAAPSPSAWDEYYCSDSLWINNLDEEVSKSGGFSTTTTATNDPFNYACFDYGGAFLTG from the exons ATGGACAGAACAAGAAGACTTCAAACTAGTCTGCTTTGTGGGACTGTTCGGAGATCGAAGATGGGATTTCATAGCAAAAGTTTCAGGTTTGAAGGTGGAGGGAGACAAAATAAAATAG GTTTGAACAGAACAGGCAAGAGTTGCAGATTACGTTGGGTTAATTACCTTCACCCTGGCCTTAAACGTGGCAAGATGACTCCTCAAGAGGAACGCCTTGTCTTAGAGCTTCATTCCAAATGGGGAAATAG ATGGTCTAGAATTGCTCGGAAATTACCGGGCCGCACTGACAACGAGATTAAGAATTATTGGAGGACCCATATGAGGAAAAAGGCTCAAGAGAAGAAGagatcatcaacaacaacaacaacatcgaCATcgacatcatcatcatcttcatcacCACCACCTGATGTGTCGTCTCCATCTCAGTCTTCATCTTCGTCGAACATTACGACCGTGGAATCCTTGCCGTTCCCGGACAGCACCACCGGAGTGGAGAGCTTCTACGACACCGGGGGTCGTGTCGTTTCAGCTGATGATGATGGTCATGATGAAAAGATGAAAACAGAGGCAAAAAACCACGAAGAGCAACAAACTGGCGCCGGGTGTTACTCCATGGATGATATATGGAAGGAGATATCTTTGCCTGAAGTGAACGATATAGGACCTGTCTATGGCCAAGAGGGTGTCTATAACTGCAACAATCTTAGCTCTGCTCCCTTAATAGCGGCGGCGGCTACAGCGGCGGCGGCACCCTCTCCGTCGGCGTGGGATGAATACTACTGCTCGGACTCGCTTTGGATAAATAATTTGGATGAAGAAGTGAGTAAGTCGGGAGGTTTTAGTACCACTACTACGGCCACAAATGACCCATTCAATTACGCTTGCTTCGACTATGGAGGAGCATTTCTAACAGGCTGA